One genomic segment of Amycolatopsis sp. WQ 127309 includes these proteins:
- a CDS encoding GntR family transcriptional regulator, giving the protein MAKRAGGESLAVMVYEQLRSAILNGDRPPGERLKPGELGEQYGVSLSVVREALGLLGAKDLVQVDRNRGFHVTPLSLRALNDLTEARVVNEGAALRLSVERGGVTWESEVLAAHHRLSVQPMLLPGDQPRRNEEWALAHLAFHRTLIEACGNAVLLDICARLSDAAEVYRAWSATGTRELHRDVAGEHKGLLDAALAHDTEAAETLFAAHVRRTQQILIDGGLTPAADRPATETA; this is encoded by the coding sequence ATGGCGAAGAGAGCGGGCGGCGAGAGCCTGGCCGTGATGGTCTACGAGCAGCTGCGGTCGGCGATCCTCAACGGCGACCGGCCGCCCGGGGAGCGGCTCAAGCCCGGTGAGCTGGGCGAACAGTACGGCGTGAGCCTCAGCGTCGTGCGGGAGGCGCTCGGCCTGCTCGGCGCCAAGGACCTCGTGCAGGTCGACCGCAACCGCGGCTTCCACGTCACGCCGTTGTCCCTGCGCGCGCTCAACGACCTCACCGAAGCCCGCGTGGTCAACGAAGGCGCGGCGCTGCGGCTGTCCGTCGAACGCGGCGGCGTCACCTGGGAGTCCGAGGTGCTGGCCGCCCACCACCGGCTGTCGGTGCAGCCGATGCTGCTACCCGGCGACCAGCCGCGGCGCAACGAGGAGTGGGCGCTGGCGCACCTGGCGTTCCACCGCACGCTGATCGAGGCGTGCGGCAACGCCGTGCTGCTGGACATCTGCGCCCGGCTCTCGGACGCCGCCGAGGTCTACCGCGCCTGGTCGGCCACCGGCACGCGGGAGCTGCACCGCGACGTCGCCGGCGAGCACAAAGGACTCCTGGACGCGGCGCTGGCCCACGACACCGAAGCCGCGGAGACCCTCTTCGCCGCGCATGTCCGTCGCACGCAACAGATCCTCATCGACGGCGGCCTCACCCCGGCCGCCGACCGGCCCGCGACGGAGACCGCATGA